A stretch of Girardinichthys multiradiatus isolate DD_20200921_A chromosome 20, DD_fGirMul_XY1, whole genome shotgun sequence DNA encodes these proteins:
- the LOC124857308 gene encoding green-sensitive opsin, with translation MENGTEGKNFYIPINNRTGLVRSPFEYPQYYLAEPWQFKLLAAYMFFLFATGFPINALTLVVTAQNKKLRQPLNYILVNLAVAGLIMITFGFTATIYSSLVGYFAMGPIGCDMEGFFATIGGQVSLWSLVVLAVERYIVVCKPMGSFKFTATHSAIGCGFTWVMALSCATPPLVGWSRYIPEGLQVSCGPDYYTLAPGFNNESYVMYLFTCHFCFPVFTIFFTYGSLVLTVKAAAAQQQDSASTQKAEREVTRMCVLMVFGFLLAWVPYASFAAWIFFNRGAAFTAMAMAIPAFFSKSSALFNPIIYILMNKQFRNCMLATIGMGGMVEDETSVSTSKTEVSTAA, from the exons ATGGAGAATGGTACAGAAGGCAAGAACTTCTACATCCCCATTAACAACAGGACGGGGTTGGTGAGGAGTCCCTTTGAATATCCACAATACTATTTGGCAGAACCCTGGCAATTCAAACTACTAGCTGCGTACATGTTTTTCCTGTTCGCCACTGGCTTCCCCATCAATGCTCTGACGCTGGTGGTCACAGCTCAGAACAAGAAGCTCCGGCAGCCTCTCAACTATATCCTGGTGAACTTGGCGGTGGCAGGATTGATCATGATCACCTTTGGATTCACAGCCACCATTTACTCTTCCTTGGTGGGCTATTTTGCAATGGGCCCCATTGGTTGTGATATGGAAGGTTTCTTTGCTACAATTGGAG GTCAAGTGTCGCTATGGTCTCTTGTGGTCTTAGCTGTTGAGAGATACATAGTGGTCTGTAAACCAATGGGTAGTTTTAAATTTACTGCCACCCATTCTGCAATTGGCTGTGGATTTACCTGGGTCATGGCGCTCTCGTGTGCGACTCCTCCTTTGGTGGGCTGGTCAAG GTATATTCCTGAGGGTCTTCAGGTATCCTGTGGACCTGATTATTACACCTTGGCCCCAGGCTTCAACAATGAATCATATGTGATGTACCTGTTCACCTGCCACTTCTGTTTCCCTGTCTTCACAATCTTCTTCACATATGGAAGCCTTGTGTTGACAGTCAAAGCT GCTGCAGCCCAGCAGCAGGACTCAGCTTCCACCCAGAAAGCTGAGAGGGAAGTGACACGCATGTGTGTTCTGATGGTGTTCGGCTTCCTTCTTGCTTGGGTCCCATATGCCTCCTTCGCTGCGTGGATTTTCTTTAACAGGGGAGCTGCCTTCACAGCTATGGCCATGGCCATCCCTGCCTTTTTCTCCAAGAGCTCAGCATTATTTAACCCCATTATCTACATTCTGATGAACAAACAG TTCCGTAACTGCATGCTGGCAACCATTGGAATGGGTGGTATGGTTGAGGATGAGACCTCAGTGTCAACCAGCAAGACAGAAGTCTCAACTGCAGCTTAA